One segment of Mycolicibacterium neworleansense DNA contains the following:
- a CDS encoding sugar porter family MFS transporter yields MTHGPVGDPASDLDYEESEHSGKVVRIASVAALGGLLFGYDSAVINGAVAALQDEFQINNVVLGSAVASALLGAAVGALTAGQLADRIGRRSVMKLAALLFFISAIGTAVATHIWLVVIFRIIGGLGVGVASVIAPTYIAETAPPRIRGRLGSLQQLAIVTGIFLSLSVDYLLAHLAGGSREELWFGLAAWRWMFLVMAIPALVYGLLAYTIPESPRYLVAKFRIPEARKVLSMLLGEKNLEITIHRIEDSLKSEKPPSWQDLLKPRDLTGGFTAWVRRYVWWLLLLFIILAVGSVSLGWWLLAVVFAALGIGAALVSGLYGIVWVGLGLSIFQQFVGINVIFYYSNVLWEAVGFEESQAFTITVITSVTNIVTTLIAIALIDRIGRKPLLLIGSTGMALTLGTMAVIFGTAPQVDGQPQLNGVAGPIALVAANLFVVAFGMSWGPVVWVLLGEMFPNRIRAAALGLAAAGQWVANWLITVSFPELRNVLGVAYGFYALCALLSLIFVWKWVQETKGKHLEDMHAEAMSA; encoded by the coding sequence ATGACTCACGGACCGGTCGGCGATCCTGCATCAGACCTGGATTACGAGGAATCCGAGCACAGCGGCAAGGTGGTCCGGATCGCTTCGGTGGCAGCGTTGGGCGGCTTGCTTTTCGGTTATGACAGTGCCGTGATCAACGGGGCGGTCGCCGCCCTGCAGGACGAATTCCAGATCAACAACGTCGTTCTGGGTTCCGCGGTGGCCTCGGCGTTGCTGGGAGCCGCGGTGGGCGCGTTGACGGCAGGGCAGCTGGCCGACCGGATCGGCCGGCGGTCGGTCATGAAGCTCGCGGCGTTGCTGTTCTTCATCAGCGCGATCGGTACCGCCGTTGCCACACATATCTGGCTGGTGGTGATCTTCCGCATCATCGGAGGCCTTGGCGTCGGGGTGGCCTCCGTCATCGCGCCCACTTACATTGCCGAGACTGCACCGCCGCGCATCCGCGGGCGACTCGGCTCACTACAGCAGTTGGCGATCGTGACCGGAATCTTCCTGTCCCTGTCGGTCGACTATCTGCTTGCTCATCTGGCCGGTGGCTCCCGCGAAGAACTGTGGTTCGGGCTTGCTGCCTGGCGGTGGATGTTCCTGGTGATGGCCATACCGGCCCTGGTGTACGGCCTGCTGGCCTACACCATCCCGGAGTCGCCCCGGTACCTGGTCGCCAAGTTCCGTATTCCGGAGGCACGCAAGGTTCTCTCCATGCTGCTCGGTGAGAAGAACCTCGAGATCACCATCCACCGGATCGAGGACTCGCTGAAGTCCGAGAAGCCACCGTCGTGGCAGGACCTGCTCAAGCCACGCGACCTCACCGGCGGGTTCACCGCGTGGGTACGCCGCTATGTCTGGTGGCTGCTGCTGCTGTTCATCATCCTGGCCGTCGGATCGGTCTCGCTCGGATGGTGGCTGCTGGCTGTCGTCTTCGCCGCACTCGGTATCGGGGCGGCCTTGGTCAGCGGGCTGTACGGCATCGTCTGGGTTGGCTTGGGGCTGTCCATATTCCAGCAGTTCGTCGGCATCAACGTGATCTTCTACTACTCGAATGTGTTGTGGGAGGCCGTCGGATTCGAGGAGAGTCAGGCGTTCACCATCACCGTGATCACATCGGTGACCAACATCGTCACCACGCTGATCGCGATCGCGCTGATCGACAGGATCGGGCGCAAGCCGCTGCTGCTCATCGGCTCCACCGGCATGGCGCTCACCCTGGGGACCATGGCCGTGATCTTCGGAACCGCCCCGCAGGTCGACGGTCAGCCCCAACTGAACGGTGTGGCCGGGCCGATCGCGCTGGTCGCGGCCAACCTGTTCGTGGTGGCGTTCGGCATGTCGTGGGGCCCGGTGGTGTGGGTGCTACTGGGGGAGATGTTCCCCAACCGGATCCGGGCCGCGGCGTTGGGCCTGGCGGCGGCAGGGCAGTGGGTGGCCAACTGGCTGATCACCGTGTCGTTCCCCGAATTGCGGAACGTGTTGGGTGTGGCGTACGGCTTCTACGCACTGTGCGCGCTGCTGTCGTTGATCTTCGTCTGGAAGTGGGTCCAGGAAACCAAGGGCAAACACCTCGAGGACATGCACGCCGAGGCGATGAGCGCCTAG
- a CDS encoding phosphoribosyl-ATP diphosphatase has translation MKQFMPVKTFEALFAELSDKARTRPAGSGTVAALDAGIHGLGKKILEEAGEVWLAAEHESDESLAEEVSQLLYWTQVLLISRGLTLDDVYRKL, from the coding sequence ATGAAACAATTCATGCCTGTGAAGACCTTCGAGGCCCTGTTCGCCGAACTCAGCGACAAAGCGCGCACCAGACCTGCCGGTAGCGGCACGGTCGCCGCCCTTGACGCCGGCATCCATGGGCTCGGCAAGAAGATCCTTGAGGAAGCCGGCGAGGTGTGGCTGGCGGCCGAGCACGAAAGCGACGAGTCGCTGGCCGAGGAGGTCAGCCAGTTGCTGTACTGGACCCAGGTGCTGTTGATCTCCCGGGGACTCACCCTCGATGACGTCTACCGGAAGTTGTGA
- the hisG gene encoding ATP phosphoribosyltransferase yields MLRVAVPNKGSLSESAAEILAEAGYRRRRDPKDLTVVDPVNNVEFFFLRPKDIAIYVGSGQLDLGITGRDLAADSDAPVRERLSLGFGNSTFRYAGPAGRDWSPQDLAGKRIATSFPNLVRKDLAAQGIEASVIRLDGAVEISIQLGVADVIADVVGSGRTLGLHGLVAFGAPLCDSEAVLIERDGAEGDGNASARDQLTARVQGVVFGQQYLMLDYDCPRAVLDQATAVTPGLESPTIAPLADPDWVAVRALVPRRDVNAIMDEIAAIGAKAILASDIRFCRF; encoded by the coding sequence ATGTTGCGCGTCGCGGTGCCCAACAAGGGCTCGCTCAGCGAATCGGCCGCCGAGATCCTGGCCGAGGCCGGCTACCGGCGTCGGCGCGACCCCAAGGACCTGACCGTCGTCGATCCGGTCAACAACGTCGAATTCTTCTTCCTGCGGCCCAAGGACATCGCGATCTACGTGGGTTCGGGTCAGCTCGACCTCGGTATCACCGGACGTGATCTGGCCGCCGATTCCGACGCCCCGGTGCGGGAGCGCCTGTCGCTGGGCTTCGGCAACTCCACCTTCCGTTACGCCGGTCCGGCCGGCCGGGACTGGAGCCCGCAGGACCTGGCCGGCAAGCGCATCGCCACCTCGTTCCCCAACCTGGTTCGCAAGGACCTTGCGGCACAGGGCATCGAGGCTTCGGTGATCCGGCTCGACGGCGCCGTCGAGATCTCCATTCAGCTCGGGGTTGCCGACGTGATCGCCGACGTGGTCGGCTCGGGCCGCACCCTGGGACTGCACGGCCTGGTGGCATTCGGTGCGCCGCTGTGCGACTCGGAGGCGGTGCTGATCGAACGTGACGGAGCCGAGGGCGACGGCAATGCCTCCGCGCGTGATCAGCTCACGGCGCGCGTGCAGGGCGTGGTGTTCGGCCAGCAGTACCTGATGCTGGATTACGATTGCCCGCGTGCGGTTTTGGATCAGGCCACCGCGGTGACTCCGGGCCTGGAGTCGCCGACCATCGCACCGCTGGCGGATCCGGACTGGGTCGCGGTACGGGCCTTGGTGCCGCGCCGCGACGTCAACGCCATCATGGATGAGATCGCCGCGATCGGCGCGAAAGCGATACTCGCATCGGATATTCGGTTCTGCCGTTTCTGA
- a CDS encoding DUF4126 family protein, with protein sequence MTHFLVLLLALLIGVVAGLRAFTAPAAVAWAAALNWINLDGTWVQWLAHPVTVTVLTILAVVELVTDQLPKTPSRKTPVQFIARLITGAFAGAVIGTAWGFTFTALGAGLVGAVLGTLGGYEARKRLVSRNDGHDLPVALFEDAVAVLGGFAVAALTAVL encoded by the coding sequence GTGACGCATTTTCTGGTTCTGTTGTTGGCTCTGCTCATCGGCGTGGTCGCCGGACTGCGAGCGTTCACCGCTCCGGCCGCGGTGGCCTGGGCCGCCGCACTGAACTGGATCAACCTCGACGGCACCTGGGTGCAGTGGTTGGCGCATCCGGTCACGGTCACCGTGCTGACCATTCTCGCTGTGGTGGAGTTGGTTACCGACCAGCTGCCGAAGACCCCCAGCCGCAAGACGCCGGTGCAGTTCATCGCCCGCCTGATCACCGGAGCCTTCGCCGGTGCGGTGATCGGCACCGCATGGGGCTTCACCTTCACCGCGCTCGGTGCCGGTCTCGTCGGTGCGGTGCTCGGAACGCTCGGCGGTTACGAGGCGCGCAAGCGTCTGGTCAGCCGCAACGACGGTCATGACCTCCCGGTCGCATTGTTCGAGGACGCGGTCGCCGTACTCGGCGGTTTCGCTGTCGCTGCCCTGACCGCCGTTCTGTAG
- a CDS encoding FAD-containing oxidoreductase, whose translation MAPAQSFDAIVIGAGQAGPPLAGRLTAAGQTVAVIERKLVGGTCVNYGCIPTKTLVASAHAAHLARRGADFGIGTGDIDIDMAKVKARKDSIMLADRRGVEDWLEAMNGAVLIRGHARFIDPHTVDVDGQLLRAERIFLNVGGRAVVPDFPGLDGIDYLTNVGILDLDRLPEHLVIVGGSYIALEFAQMYRRFGARVTVIEKGPRLTSREDEDVSATIKDILEAEGIDVVLNATAIRFSKRDSGFEVTPRDGADPIEGTHLLLAVGRAPNTDDLGLEQAGVQTDKRGYIVVDDQLRTTVDHIWAMGDCNGKGAFTHTSYNDFEIVAANLLDDDPRRVSDRVTSYALYIDPPLGRAGMTVDQVRASGRKALVGKRPMTRVGRAVEKGETQGFMKVVVDAETEEILGVAILGVGGDEVVHAVIDVMTAKLPYTAISRTMHIHPTVSELVPTMLQELKPLD comes from the coding sequence ATGGCGCCCGCGCAGAGTTTCGACGCAATCGTCATCGGCGCGGGACAGGCCGGGCCGCCGCTGGCGGGCCGGTTGACCGCGGCGGGGCAGACCGTCGCGGTGATCGAACGCAAGCTGGTCGGCGGCACGTGCGTCAACTACGGCTGCATCCCGACGAAAACCCTTGTGGCCAGTGCGCATGCCGCCCATCTCGCGCGGCGCGGCGCCGATTTCGGCATCGGCACAGGCGACATCGACATCGACATGGCCAAGGTCAAGGCCCGCAAGGACTCGATCATGCTGGCCGACCGCCGCGGCGTGGAGGATTGGCTTGAGGCGATGAACGGCGCGGTGCTCATCCGTGGCCACGCCCGGTTCATCGATCCGCACACGGTCGACGTCGACGGCCAACTGCTGCGGGCCGAGCGGATCTTCCTCAATGTCGGTGGGCGGGCCGTGGTTCCGGATTTTCCCGGACTGGACGGGATCGACTATCTGACCAACGTCGGCATCCTCGACCTCGACCGGCTACCCGAACACCTGGTGATCGTGGGCGGTAGCTACATCGCGCTGGAGTTCGCGCAGATGTACCGGCGCTTCGGTGCCCGTGTCACGGTGATCGAGAAGGGACCCCGCCTGACTTCCCGTGAGGACGAGGACGTCTCGGCGACCATCAAGGACATCCTGGAGGCAGAGGGCATCGACGTGGTGCTCAATGCCACCGCTATCCGGTTTTCCAAGCGGGACAGTGGTTTCGAGGTGACACCCCGCGACGGCGCGGATCCAATCGAGGGTACGCACCTGCTGCTCGCGGTGGGGCGCGCCCCCAACACCGACGATCTCGGCCTGGAGCAGGCCGGCGTGCAGACCGACAAGCGCGGCTACATCGTCGTCGACGATCAGCTGCGCACCACCGTCGACCACATCTGGGCGATGGGGGACTGCAACGGCAAGGGCGCGTTCACCCACACGTCCTACAACGACTTCGAGATCGTCGCCGCCAATCTGCTCGACGACGACCCCCGCCGGGTGAGTGACCGGGTCACGTCCTACGCGCTCTACATCGATCCGCCGCTGGGCCGCGCCGGGATGACCGTCGATCAGGTACGGGCATCCGGCCGAAAAGCGTTGGTGGGCAAGCGTCCGATGACCCGGGTCGGCCGCGCGGTCGAGAAGGGTGAGACCCAGGGTTTCATGAAGGTGGTGGTGGATGCCGAGACCGAGGAGATTCTCGGGGTGGCGATCCTGGGAGTCGGCGGCGACGAGGTGGTGCACGCCGTCATCGACGTGATGACGGCCAAGCTGCCCTACACCGCGATCTCGCGCACCATGCACATCCACCCCACCGTCAGTGAGTTGGTGCCTACGATGCTGCAGGAGCTGAAACCGCTGGACTGA
- a CDS encoding flavodoxin family protein has protein sequence MSHNGIDVAAPTVAVVYHSGFGHTASLAEAVAAGAGDAGADVTVMHVETMTDDDWNLLDHVDAMIFGSPTYMGNVSAGFQAFAEKTGRRCMEGTWRDKVAAGFTNSGGKSGDKLNTLSSLAVFAAQHHMHWVNLGLSTGWNSSFSSEDDLNRLGFFLGAGAQTNVDANPDQVHPADVSTCRHLGHRVALVTRQLNIGRTVSPAVSAPAAS, from the coding sequence ATGTCCCACAACGGAATTGACGTCGCCGCCCCCACCGTCGCGGTGGTTTACCACTCCGGGTTCGGCCACACGGCATCCCTGGCCGAGGCGGTCGCGGCCGGAGCCGGTGACGCCGGCGCCGATGTCACCGTGATGCACGTCGAGACCATGACCGATGACGACTGGAACCTGCTGGACCACGTCGACGCCATGATCTTCGGCAGTCCCACCTACATGGGCAACGTGTCGGCGGGATTTCAGGCCTTCGCCGAGAAGACCGGCCGACGGTGTATGGAAGGCACCTGGCGCGACAAGGTGGCGGCCGGGTTCACGAACTCCGGCGGGAAGAGCGGCGACAAGCTCAACACGCTGAGTTCATTGGCGGTCTTCGCCGCCCAGCACCATATGCATTGGGTGAACCTGGGTTTGAGCACCGGCTGGAACAGCTCGTTCAGCAGCGAGGACGACCTCAACCGGCTCGGCTTCTTCCTGGGGGCCGGCGCCCAGACCAACGTGGACGCCAACCCCGACCAGGTGCACCCTGCCGATGTGAGCACGTGCCGCCACCTCGGGCATCGCGTCGCGCTGGTGACACGTCAGCTCAACATCGGCCGCACCGTCAGTCCAGCGGTTTCAGCTCCTGCAGCATCGTAG
- a CDS encoding SRPBCC family protein: MTSREGKLTVEGDRAALNFERRLPYPVDAVWVAITDPAQRNQWMGETTIEAREGGTIEMIPHSPPIPAQQKKMTGRIRVWDPPRVFEHEWNQAVLSAPEAGVVRYELIPDGDGTLLRFTHRGLTVSDGQGFQPGTHAYLDRLEAHLGGQPLPDWAQRYKEVAQTLGTQWTP, from the coding sequence ATGACCAGCCGCGAAGGAAAACTCACGGTCGAGGGTGACCGGGCCGCGCTGAACTTCGAGCGGCGCCTTCCCTATCCCGTCGACGCCGTGTGGGTCGCCATCACCGACCCCGCACAGCGCAATCAGTGGATGGGCGAAACGACGATCGAGGCCCGCGAAGGCGGAACGATCGAGATGATCCCGCACTCTCCGCCGATCCCGGCGCAACAGAAGAAGATGACCGGACGGATCCGGGTGTGGGACCCGCCGCGGGTATTCGAGCACGAGTGGAACCAGGCGGTCCTGTCCGCGCCCGAAGCCGGCGTCGTACGTTACGAACTCATCCCAGACGGTGACGGCACCCTGCTCCGGTTCACCCACCGCGGCCTGACGGTCTCCGACGGCCAGGGCTTCCAACCCGGCACCCACGCCTACCTGGACCGGCTGGAAGCACATCTCGGCGGACAGCCCCTGCCCGACTGGGCCCAGCGTTACAAGGAAGTCGCCCAAACCCTCGGCACCCAGTGGACCCCCTAG
- a CDS encoding ArsR/SmtB family transcription factor — protein sequence MDVFEAVAEPSRRALLDALVDGERTAGELVATLPGLTQPTVSRHLRVLREVGLVEVRPDAQRRIYALRADGLMQIDEWIERYRRYWTDHLDALERHLKATHKETK from the coding sequence ATGGACGTGTTCGAGGCAGTCGCCGAACCCAGTCGCCGCGCATTGCTCGATGCCCTCGTCGACGGTGAGCGCACCGCAGGCGAACTGGTCGCCACCTTGCCGGGACTCACCCAGCCCACGGTGTCACGGCACCTGCGGGTACTGCGAGAGGTCGGCCTGGTCGAGGTACGGCCCGACGCGCAGCGCCGCATCTACGCGTTGCGCGCCGACGGCCTGATGCAGATCGACGAGTGGATCGAGCGGTACCGCCGCTACTGGACAGATCACCTCGACGCCCTGGAACGCCATCTCAAAGCGACCCACAAGGAGACGAAATGA
- a CDS encoding DinB family protein, translating into MIAELRRQFELAWTLTDLHLSALSDEDHLWEPGPLVWTVRQDATGRWRPDWADTEPDPIPVPTIGWLTWHMIFWWSSALAHVDGQTPPEPTDVDWPGPAGAVQRIRILGARWSGLLQSLTDTDLVAPATFPWGPDSGRSLADMVLWLNVELTKNAAEIGQLRLLRAAR; encoded by the coding sequence GTGATCGCCGAGCTACGCCGCCAATTCGAGCTGGCCTGGACGCTGACCGATCTGCATCTGTCAGCGCTGTCGGACGAGGATCACCTGTGGGAGCCCGGACCGTTGGTCTGGACGGTGCGCCAGGACGCAACGGGTCGATGGCGGCCGGACTGGGCTGACACCGAACCCGACCCGATTCCGGTTCCGACCATCGGCTGGCTCACCTGGCACATGATCTTCTGGTGGTCGAGCGCCCTGGCGCACGTCGACGGTCAGACGCCACCGGAACCGACCGATGTCGACTGGCCCGGTCCCGCCGGCGCGGTGCAGCGGATCAGGATCCTCGGCGCCCGCTGGAGTGGGTTGCTGCAGTCGTTGACCGACACCGATCTTGTTGCCCCCGCGACGTTTCCGTGGGGGCCGGACTCCGGCCGGTCACTGGCCGACATGGTGTTGTGGCTCAACGTCGAACTGACGAAGAACGCCGCCGAGATCGGGCAATTGCGCCTGCTGCGCGCTGCACGCTGA
- a CDS encoding thioesterase family protein: MIGCHYHRLGSDGEYQLFESTADTRSNWDPAIQHGSPPLALLTKAIEDLTADSGLRVGRLTLDILGAIPVAPVRVRAWVDRPGSRISMVASEMEAARPDGSWRAVARVTAWLLAPSDTSDVATDRFAPLVEGEAADVAHNWEGAPGYLESVSWRRQRTAEGEAAVAWMSPLTPVVDDEETTALQRLALVVDSANGIGAALDPEKFIFMNTDTAVHLHRLPEGSDFAVRARGSIGPDGVGATTAEIFDRKGFIGTSAQTLLVMRVP; encoded by the coding sequence ATGATCGGGTGTCACTACCATCGGCTCGGTTCCGATGGTGAGTACCAGCTGTTCGAATCCACTGCCGATACCCGGAGCAACTGGGATCCGGCGATTCAGCACGGTTCGCCGCCGCTGGCGCTGCTGACCAAGGCGATCGAGGACTTGACCGCCGACTCCGGCCTGCGGGTCGGCCGGCTGACGCTCGACATCCTGGGCGCGATTCCCGTTGCCCCGGTGCGAGTTCGGGCCTGGGTGGACCGGCCCGGGTCACGCATCTCGATGGTCGCCTCCGAAATGGAGGCCGCGCGCCCCGACGGTTCCTGGCGTGCGGTGGCGCGGGTGACGGCCTGGCTGCTGGCCCCCAGCGACACCAGCGATGTGGCCACCGACCGCTTCGCCCCCTTGGTGGAGGGTGAGGCCGCCGACGTGGCACACAACTGGGAGGGCGCACCGGGCTATCTGGAAAGCGTGTCCTGGCGCCGGCAACGTACCGCCGAGGGTGAGGCCGCCGTAGCGTGGATGAGTCCGTTGACGCCGGTGGTCGATGACGAGGAGACGACGGCGCTGCAGCGCCTGGCGCTCGTGGTGGATTCGGCCAACGGTATCGGTGCGGCGCTGGATCCCGAGAAGTTCATCTTCATGAACACCGACACCGCCGTGCATCTGCACCGGTTGCCGGAAGGCTCGGACTTCGCGGTGCGGGCCCGCGGCTCCATCGGACCTGACGGCGTGGGTGCGACGACCGCGGAAATCTTTGACCGCAAAGGGTTTATCGGCACCTCTGCCCAGACGCTGCTGGTGATGCGGGTGCCGTGA
- a CDS encoding RecB family exonuclease, whose amino-acid sequence MSEEPAPTPRRPALSPSRAGDFKQCPLLYRFRAIDRLPEPRSTAQLRGSLVHAALEQLYGLPAAERVHDTALTLVEPAWEQVVAAEPELAETEFPARLLAEARALLSGYYRLEDPTRFDPECCEHRLEVELADGTLLRGFVDRIDVAPTGELRVVDYKTGKAPPEARAQAEFKAMFQMKFYAVALLRSREVMPSRLRLLYLADGQVLDYSPTHDELLRFERTLMAIWKAIQVAGATGDFRPNPSKLCSWCAHQSLCPAFGGTPPPYPGWPETGAA is encoded by the coding sequence GTGAGCGAAGAACCGGCCCCGACGCCGCGCCGCCCGGCGCTGTCGCCGTCGCGAGCCGGTGATTTCAAGCAATGCCCGCTGCTCTACCGGTTCCGCGCCATCGACCGGCTCCCCGAACCGCGGTCCACTGCCCAGCTGCGTGGTTCTCTGGTGCACGCCGCGTTGGAGCAGCTCTACGGCCTGCCCGCGGCCGAACGGGTGCATGACACCGCGCTGACGCTCGTCGAGCCGGCGTGGGAGCAGGTGGTGGCCGCCGAGCCGGAGCTGGCCGAGACCGAATTCCCGGCCAGGTTGCTCGCCGAGGCCCGCGCACTGTTGTCGGGGTACTACCGCCTGGAAGATCCGACGCGGTTCGATCCGGAGTGCTGCGAGCACCGCCTCGAGGTCGAGCTGGCCGACGGCACGCTGCTGCGTGGCTTCGTCGACCGGATCGACGTCGCCCCGACGGGCGAACTGCGCGTCGTCGACTACAAGACCGGCAAGGCCCCGCCCGAGGCGCGGGCACAGGCCGAGTTCAAGGCGATGTTCCAGATGAAGTTCTATGCCGTGGCGCTGCTGCGCTCGCGTGAGGTGATGCCGTCGCGGCTTCGGCTGTTGTACCTGGCCGACGGGCAGGTGCTCGACTACTCCCCCACCCATGACGAGTTGCTGCGGTTCGAGCGCACCCTGATGGCGATCTGGAAGGCCATCCAGGTGGCCGGGGCGACAGGAGACTTCCGTCCCAATCCGTCGAAATTGTGCTCGTGGTGCGCACATCAGAGTTTGTGTCCGGCGTTCGGTGGCACCCCGCCGCCGTATCCCGGGTGGCCAGAAACAGGAGCTGCATGA
- a CDS encoding tRNA (adenine-N1)-methyltransferase — MAGKRPTGPFAVGDRVQLTDAKGRRYTMVLNPGGEFHTHRGIIAFDNVIGLPEGSVIKSTNGDQFLVLRPLLVDYVMSMPRGAQVIYPKDAAQIVHEGDIFPGARVLEAGAGSGALTCSLLRAVGPEGRVTSYEIRDDHAPTAEKNVITFFGERPQNWDLVIGDLADYDGPEMDRVVLDMLSPWDVLPAVSRALVAGGVLMVYVATVTQLSRVVEALREQQCWTEPRAWESMQRGWHVVGLAVRPEHNMRGHTAFLVSARKLAPGAVAPVPLRKKRQIAVESQKAVEPESGA, encoded by the coding sequence GTGGCAGGGAAGAGACCGACCGGACCGTTTGCCGTTGGCGACCGAGTGCAACTCACCGACGCCAAGGGCCGGCGCTACACGATGGTGCTCAATCCCGGCGGTGAGTTCCACACCCATCGCGGGATCATCGCCTTCGACAACGTGATCGGACTGCCCGAAGGCAGCGTGATCAAATCCACCAACGGCGACCAGTTCCTGGTGCTGCGGCCGCTGCTGGTCGATTACGTGATGTCGATGCCGCGCGGCGCCCAGGTGATCTACCCCAAGGACGCCGCCCAGATCGTGCACGAGGGCGACATCTTTCCCGGTGCCCGGGTGCTGGAGGCCGGCGCCGGCTCCGGTGCGCTGACCTGCTCGCTGCTGCGCGCGGTCGGCCCGGAGGGACGCGTCACGTCCTACGAGATCCGCGACGACCACGCCCCGACCGCGGAGAAGAACGTCATCACGTTCTTCGGTGAGCGCCCGCAGAATTGGGACCTGGTGATCGGCGACCTCGCCGACTACGACGGGCCCGAGATGGACCGCGTGGTGCTGGACATGCTGTCGCCCTGGGACGTGCTGCCCGCGGTCTCTCGGGCGCTGGTCGCCGGTGGTGTGCTGATGGTCTATGTCGCCACCGTCACGCAGCTGTCGCGGGTCGTGGAGGCGCTTCGCGAGCAGCAGTGCTGGACCGAGCCGCGGGCTTGGGAGAGCATGCAGCGCGGCTGGCACGTGGTGGGTCTGGCGGTACGCCCGGAACACAACATGCGCGGTCACACCGCCTTCCTGGTCAGTGCGCGCAAATTGGCTCCCGGTGCGGTGGCGCCGGTCCCGCTGCGCAAGAAGCGGCAGATCGCCGTCGAGTCTCAGAAGGCCGTCGAGCCCGAGTCGGGCGCCTGA
- a CDS encoding DUF503 domain-containing protein, producing MWIGWLEFDVLLGDVHSLKQKRSVIRPVIAELHRRLAVSAAETGTQDLHRRAGLGVALVGADRAHVVQVLDAAERLVANRPEIELLSARRGLHRSDD from the coding sequence ATGTGGATCGGCTGGCTGGAGTTCGACGTGCTGCTCGGTGATGTGCACTCGCTCAAGCAGAAGCGCTCCGTGATCCGCCCGGTCATCGCCGAGCTGCACCGCAGGCTCGCGGTGTCGGCGGCCGAGACCGGCACCCAGGATCTGCACCGCCGCGCCGGCCTCGGCGTGGCTCTGGTGGGCGCCGACCGGGCCCACGTCGTCCAGGTGCTCGACGCCGCCGAACGGTTGGTCGCGAACCGCCCCGAAATCGAACTGCTCTCGGCCCGAAGGGGCCTACACCGCAGCGACGATTAG